Proteins encoded in a region of the Mercenaria mercenaria strain notata chromosome 1, MADL_Memer_1, whole genome shotgun sequence genome:
- the LOC123545424 gene encoding uncharacterized protein LOC123545424, producing the protein MFDVPKNTLSGWIKKSESIKEGYAKFGPKRRNMRTGNYEELESALLLVVKRNPLIRMRLTSGRDIYNADETGLFFKLTPDKTLEFKNVKCVGGKRSKERITVLVCANMTGEDKVPLFVIGK; encoded by the exons ATGTTTGATGTTCCAAAAAACACGCTCTCTGGCTGGATAAAAAAATCAGAGTCGATCAAGGAGGGTTACGCTAAATTTGGTCCAAAACGACGAAATATGAGAACG ggcAACTACGAAGAATTAGAGTCAGCATT ACTGTTAGTGGTGAAGCGAAATCCGCTGATCAGAATGAGGTTGACAAGTGGTCGTGACATCTATAACGCCGACGAAACAGGCTTGTTCTTCAAACTCACACCAGATAAAACTCTAGAATTTAAGAATGTGAAATGTGTAGGTGGTAAACGTAGCAAAGAGCGGATTACAGTTTTAGTTTGTGCTAACATGACAGGTGAAGATAAAGTTCCATTGTTTGTGATAGGTAAATAA
- the LOC128545842 gene encoding tigger transposable element-derived protein 4-like, which translates to MVVDNCPAHPKVVKGLRNIELVFLAPNTTSVTQPMDRGVIKNLKVKYRKMIIKKQIRSMDNNTEFTVTVLDALRYLRRAWSQVKPETIANCYSHAGFRLSEITPPAVSVVDGDDDDDDVPLATLVELYKIQQDEMDSYNNIEIDIQVCAEVTDSDIVNDLIMAKICDVSEPEIDDDEPAPTPPPSLSDAMKACETLTQFFECQDNSNHELSLMCSMYKYLSKLEFNKRSAVQSSIMDFFKK; encoded by the coding sequence ATGGTTGTTGACAATTGTCCGGCCCACCCAAAAGTGGTCAAGGGTCTACGGAACATTGAGCTAGTGTTTCTTGCTCCCAATACAACAAGTGTGACACAACCGATGGACCGGGGTGTAATCAAGAATCTGAAAGTTAAGTATCGAAAAATGATCATCAAAAAACAAATCCGATCCATGGACAACAACACCGAATTCACAGTGACAGTGCTAGACGCTTTACGGTATCTCCGACGAGCGTGGTCCCAGGTGAAACCAGAAACAATCGCCAACTGCTATTCTCACGCCGGGTTCCGACTGAGTGAAATCACTCCACCAGCCGTTTCCGTGGTCGACGGCGACGACGATGATGACGACGTTCCGCTAGCAACTCTAGTGGAACTCTACAAGATCCAGCAGGATGAGATGGACTCATACAACAACATAGAAATAGATATTCAAGTGTGCGCTGAGGTAACTGATAGTGACATTGTGAATGATTTGATTATGGCTAAAATCTGTGATGTTAGTGAGCCAGAAATCGACGACGACGAGCCAGCACCAACACCGCCACCGTCTCTGTCTGACGCTATGAAAGCGTGTGAAACACTCACTCAGTTCTTCGAGTGCCAGGACAATTCCAATCACGAACTCAGTCTCATGTGTTCTATGTACAAATATCTCTCCAAATTAGAGTTCAACAAGCGTTCGGCGGTTCAGTCCTCCATCATGgatttcttcaaaaaataa
- the LOC123564765 gene encoding uncharacterized protein K02A2.6-like — MSAYDYDIVYRKSADHTNCDFLSRLPMNTSYKEDVDFVSFITDIPLNAKDIAEATRKNPILSKVYEYTLNGWPKYVNDPDLKPYFFRRNELSVDNGVILWELRVVIPEPYREQLLSKLHEEHMGMCKTIALARSYLRWNNIDSDIERTVKGCATCMSVQNSPATAPLHPWKWATRPWQRIHIDYAEFKQQVFLVVTDSYSKWLEVIPMKPTTSEKTTEKLRGLFSTWGFPEEFDSPAVLFLKSQLRSRLTLLKPNKELDIEQKQENMASSHDRNRSVMRHFVEGDTMLVKTTLPGGKKWKWLPGTVTKQKGPVTYLVKVGPKIRYCHLRKNEANFPQEDENLNSGIPFILPTGLNISGSKKRENISDSGHSNLKPGIPSESGSK; from the exons ATGTCAGCCTATGATTATGACATAGTGTACAGGAAATCTGCTGATCACACGAACTGTGATTTTCTATCGCGATTACCGATGAACACTAGTTATAAAGAGGACGTTGACTTTGTTTCATTTATCACAGATATACCGTTGAATGCCAAGGATATCGCGGAGGCTACACGAAAGAACCCTATACTCAGTAAAGTGTATGAGTACACACTTAATGGATGGCCAAAGTACGTGAATGATCCTGATTTGAAACCATACTTTTTCAGACGAAATGAACTTTCAGTTGATAATGGAGTTATTTTATGGGAATTACGAGTGGTCATACCCGAACCGTATAGAGAGCAGTTGCTTAGTAAATTGCATGAGGAACACATGGGAATGTGTAAAACTATAGCTCTAGCGCGCAGTTATTTACGGTGGAATAACATTGACTCAGATATCGAAAGAACGGTCAAAGGATGTGCGACATGCATGTCAGTTCAAAATTCACCAGCAACAGCACCACTACATCCATGGAAATGGGCAACAAGGCCATGGCAACGTATCCACATTGACTATGCCGAATTCAAACAACAAGTATTTCTAGTTGTGACGGACAGTTATTCTAAATGGTTAGAAGTAATTCCGATGAAGCCAACAACAAGTGAGAAAACCACTGAAAAATTACGTGGATTGTTTTCTACATGGGGTTTCCCAGAAGAATTT GACTCTCCGGCtgtgttatttttgaagagccaATTAAGAAGCAGACTTACTTTGCTTAAACCGAATAAAGAGTTGGATATTGAACAAAAACAGGAAAATATGGCGTCAAGTCATGATAGAAATCGTAGTGTCATGAGACATTTCGTTGAAGGAGATACCATGTTGGTAAAAACAACTTTACCTGGCGGGAAAAAGTGGAAATGGTTACCAGGAACGGTTACAAAGCAAAAGGGACCAGTAACATATTTAGTTAAAGTTGGGCCTAAAATCAGATACTGTCATTTAAGGAAAAACGAAGCAAATTTCCCACAAGAAGATGAGAACTTGAACTCTGGAATTCCATTCATATTACCAACAGGACTTAATATCTCGGGAAGTAAAAAACGTGAGAATATTTCAGATAGTGGACACTCTAATCTGAAACCAGGAATTCCTTCGGAAAGTGGATCAAAGTAG
- the LOC123564751 gene encoding uncharacterized protein LOC123564751 → MSVAESTSVSDKRALIKSCASKFAKAMKALELALIGTDDGKISQLRREVLDSWNVYEKELSDIDVFDQEQQTQLQRSCRQSLQELDLILEQVSQRIGAIDETLSLTRSQSRHSAAPSERKRQRAELKLAHIRRRQDLERRQQDLEFQQAEIRREMEKIAVENDLARIEIEDDSGSSSSNSVASNNVILPEMRQSAREKTEAYVRSIPDVTPTLGQPELNVVAASNPKPSDNDLFNGFMAMTSSVQESLNLPKPELLTFSGNPADYCKFIKNFETNIEMRLKDNRLKLSYLVQFCNGDARRSIEDCVVLPSDEGYVRAKQILQGRYGKPHLVARSHVERLIDGSPVKPKDVQGLMNLSLDMEKCQITLSQIGFVSDINNTENLKKIVRRLPMHIRSKWAERASS, encoded by the coding sequence ATGTCAGTAGCTGAGTCTACAAGTGTAAGTGACAAAAGAGCATTGATTAAGTCATGTGCTTCGAAATTCGCGAAGGCAATGAAAGCCTTGGAATTAGCTTTGATTGGCACAGATGATGGGAAAATATCACAACTGAGAAGAGAAGTTCTTGACAGTTGGAATGTTTATGAAAAGGAACTTAGTGATATTGATGTGTTCGATCAGGAACAGCAAACACAGCTCCAACGATCATGCCGACAGAGCCTACAAGAGCTGGATTTAATACTGGAGCAAGTTAGCCAGCGAATTGGAGCGATCGACGAAACTCTATCGTTGACGCGCTCACAAAGTCGCCATAGTGCTGCGCCATCCGAACGCAAACGACAGCGGGCAGAGCTGAAATTAGCGCATATCCGCAGACGTCAAGATTTAGAAAGACGGCAACAAGATCTTGAATTTCAGCAAGCAGAAATAAGGCGTGAAATGGAGAAAATCGCGGTTGAGAACGATCTGGCTAGGATCGAAATTGAAGACGACAGCGGAAGTTCGAGCAGTAATAGTGTTGCGTCGAACAATGTAATTCTGCCCGAAATGAGGCAGAGTGCTAGAGAAAAGACAGAGGCGTACGTGCGAAGTATTCCCGACGTGACCCCTACTCTTGGTCAGCCGGAATTAAACGTAGTTGCAGCATCCAATCCCAAACCCAGTGACAATGATCTTTTCAATGGATTTATGGCTATGACATCTAGTGTACAGGAAAGTTTGAACTTACCAAAACCAGAGTTACTGACATTTAGTGGAAATCCAGCGGATTATTGCAAGTTTATCAAgaactttgaaacaaacattgaaatgAGATTGAAGGACAATAGATTAAAACTTAGTTACTTAGTGCAATTTTGTAATGGTGATGCTCGTCGTAGCATCGAAGATTGTGTTGTTTTGCCATCAGATGAGGGGTATGTAAGAGCGAAACAAATCCTCCAAGGCAGGTATGGTAAGCCTCACTTAGTTGCTAGGTCCCATGTTGAACGACTGATTGATGGTAGCCCTGTTAAACCAAAAGACGTACAAGGCCTCATGAATTTGTCGCTCGACatggaaaaatgtcaaataacaCTTTCGCAAATAGGGTTTGTTTCTGATATCAATAATACTGAAAACCTCAAGAAAATAGTTAGGCGACTACCCATGCATATTCGGTCAAAATGGGCCGAACGCGCTAGTAGCTGA
- the LOC123564742 gene encoding uncharacterized protein LOC123564742 yields the protein MTKVRHRGTIIVVLQMIHGRIRLLVCKRRLDRLWKTDFPECRLDNSTGMSSEDRRALSIMERTIEKDGGHYKIGLPWRDENVNLPNNRVLATTRLAYLKRKLQGNEDLYTMYRSTMNDYITNGYATPVTDADVMETGKVWYLSHHPVINPKKPGKVRIVFDCAAKYRGTSLNDNILQGPDFMNSIVGVLIRFREEPVALLADIEAMFHQVKVQDSDRNSLRFLWWPDGDLEKEPCEYCMTVHLFGATSSPSCAAYSLRRTASDNAKEFSDDTVKTIERDFYVDDLLKSVTDAKVDMERAGSTTKIDLETTPRVKRALGLQWRIDKDEFAFDVSLQQKSHTRRGILSVASSLYDSLGFVAPVTLIPKLVLQNACRQQLQWDERVSEADAEKWSQWLMNLPELSKVSIDRCLKPGKLDKSSKIELHMFSDASEQAYGSAVYVKIYDAEGNSKCSLVMGKSRLAPIKSIAIPRLELDAAVLAVKLYRLVKQELDLNIDKRYFWTDSMIVLGYIQNEKRRFKTFVANRLAIIHDVTTPQDWRYVPTKENPADLASRGVHPHETDKLSTWLRGPEFLQSDSSHWPGTPGLVTIDVNDTELKAEVSTHVTQGKCDKRINDLLGKYSDWNKLQRAVAYILMFKQYFFQRNSRSKESSGTSVKRGCLTICEIREATKAILKFVQGNTFDIEINSVMKTGRVPKVSSLTKLSPVYIGSLLRVGGRLDNSDLHSDVKHPIILPNNHHVTRILIRKYHEINAHMGAHYILSLIRQKYWIVHGLKTVKSELSKCIECKRRLQRPQTQQMGQLPAERLTPDKAPFTYVGVDYFGPMYVKSAVCKPSRTPVKIFSDNGTNLRAGERELRESVQQWNQSRLSKYFLQETIDWHFNPPYASHMGGVWERLVRSVKNAVKSVVREQLLRDEALMTLMTEVEKILNDRPITQRNLTVNDLVLVCDEPSTRGRWPLGRVLEVSKGRDGLVRSCRVRVNGLEKITVVDVRYCLWY from the exons ATGACGAAAGTCAGACATCGGGGAACAATAATTGTTGTGCTACAAATGATCCACGGAAGAATAAG ACTTCTAGTGTGCAAGAGGAGATTGGATAGGTTATGGAAAACCGACTTTCCGGAATGCAGATTAGACAACAGCACAGGTATGTCGTCTGAAGATCGACGTGCACTATCAATCATGGAAAGAACAATAGAGAAAGATGGCGGACATTACAAGATCGGACTACCATGGCGCGATGAAAACGTGAATTTACCAAATAACAGAGTGTTGGCAACTACCAGACTTGCGTATTTGAAGCGCAAACTTCAAGGTAATGAggatttatatacaatgtaccgAAGCACGATGAATGATTATATTACAAATGGGTATGCTACTCCTGTTACAGATGCAGACGTAATGGAAACTGGTAAGGTTTGGTATCTTTCGCACCATCCAGTTATCAACCCAAAGAAGCCAGGAAAGGTAAGAATAGTATTTGACTGTGCAGCTAAGTATAGAGGTACGTCGTTGAATGATAACATTTTACAGGGTCCAGATTTTATGAATAGCATTGTAGGAGTGCTGATACGATTCCGAGAGGAACCTGTCGCTCTTCTAGCGGATATTGAGGCAATGTTTCACCAGGTAAAGGTACAAGACAGTGATAGGAACTCACTTCGATTTCTGTGGTGGCCTGATGGTGATCTAGAAAAAGAGCCATGTGAATACTGTATGACTGTCCATTTATTTGGAGCAACGTCGTCGCCTAGTTGTGCAGCATACAGTCTTAGACGTACAGCAAGTGATAACGCTAAGGAGTTTAGTGATGATACAGTGAAAACGATAGAACGCGACTTTTACGTCGATGACCTTCTGAAGTCAGTGACAGATGCAAAGGTAG ACATGGAGAGGGCAGGCTCGACAACGAAGATCGACCTTGAAACTACCCCACGAGTTAAACGTGCTCTTGGACTGCAGTGGCGCATAGATAAAGATGAGTTTGCATTTGATGTAAGTCTTCAACAAAAGAGTCATACGAGACGTGGTATATTATCTGTTGCAAGTTCGTTGTATGACTCCCTCGGGTTTGTTGCACCGGTGACTCTTATTCCAAAGTTGGTCTTACAGAATGCTTGCAGGCAACAGTTACAGTGGGATGAAAGGGTATCTGAAGCCGACGCCGAAAAGTGGTCTCAGTGGTTAATGAATCTTCCAGAATTGTCGAAGGTAAGTATTGACAGGTGTTTGAAGCCAGGCAAGTTAGACAAATCTTCCAAGATAGAGTTACACATGTTCAGTGATGCATCTGAACAGGCGTACGGATCAGCGGTGTATGTGAAGATTTACGACGCCGAAGGAAACAGTAAGTGTAGTCTCGTTATGGGAAAATCCCGGTTGGCGCCGATTAAATCTATTGCAATACCTAGGCTGGAGCTAGATGCGGCAGTGCTTGCTGTGAAGTTGTATCGGTTAGTGAAACAGGAGTTAGATTTGAATATAGATAAAAGATACTTCTGGACAGATTCTATGATCGTTCTGGGGTACATCCAGAATGAGAAAAGACGATTCAAGACTTTCGTTGCCAATAGACTGGCAATTATTCATGATGTAACAACGCCGCAGGACTGGAGGTACGTACCTACAAAGGAAAATCCTGCTGACTTGGCGTCAAGGGGCGTGCACCCTCACGAAACGGATAAGCTTTCAACGTGGCTTAGAGGTCCAGAATTCCTGCAGTCCGATAGTTCACACTGGCCAGGGACCCCAGGCCTTGTGACGATAGATGTTAATGATACAGAATTAAAGGCAGAGGTTAGTACGCACGTGACACAAGGTAAGTGTGATAAGAGAATAAATGATCTTTTGGGAAAGTATTCCGACTGGAATAAACTACAACGAGCTGTAGCTTACATTCTTATGTTCAAACAGTACTTCTTTCAAAGAAACTCGAGATCAAAAGAAAGTTCTGGAACTTCAGTAAAACGCGGGTGTTTGACTATATGTGAGATTCGAGAAGCGACCAAAGCTATTCTTAAGTTTGTACAAGGGAATACGTTCGATATTGAAATAAACAGTGTCATGAAAACAGGTCGTGTTCCAAAAGTAAGTTCTCTTACCAAATTAAGCCCCGTTTACATAGGAAGTCTCCTGAGAGTCGGCGGACGACTTGATAATTCCGACTTACACAGTGATGTGAAGCACCCGATTATTTTGCCAAACAATCACCATGTGACGAGGATTCTGATTaggaaatatcatgaaatcaatgCGCACATGGGCGCTCACTACATTCTGTCGTTGATTAGACAGAAATACTGGATTGTCCATGGACTTAAAACTGTGAAGTCGGAACTGAGCAAATGTATTGAATGCAAGCGAAGACTACAACGTCCCCAAACGCAACAGATGGGCCAACTTCCAGCCGAGAGACTCACACCAGACAAAGCACCGTTTACGTACGTTGGCGTCGATTATTTCGGTCCGATGTATGTGAAATCTG CGGTTTGTAAGCCGTCGAGGACGCCCGTAAAGATCTTCAGCGATAACGGAACAAATCTTAGAGCAGGAGAAAGGGAGTTACGAGAATCAGTTCAGCAATGGAACCAAAGTCGCTTGTCTAAATATTTCCTTCAAGAGACGATTGATTGGCACTTTAATCCCCCTTATGCAAGTCACATGGGTGGTGTCTGGGAAAGGTTGGTAAGATCAGTCAAAAATGCGGTAAAATCGGTTGTTCGTGAACAGCTTCTGCGTGACGAAGCTTTAATGACACTGATGACGGAAGTCGAAAAAATACTGAATGATCGACCAATAACTCAG AGAAATTTGACGGTAAATGACCTTGTGCTTGTCTGTGACGAACCGTCTACACGCGGTCGCTGGCCTCTAGGACGTGTGCTTGAGGTTAGTAAAGGGAGAGACGGACTTGTGCGGTCATGTAGGGTTAGGGTAAATGGTTTAGAGAAA ATAACCGTTGTTGATGTACGATATTGTTTGTGGTACTAA